ACAACCGGGGAAATACGCTCGCCCTCCGCCAGTTCGTTTCGCCCGTTCTTCGACAGCCTGTCTTCTGCTTCCGATGCAGACAGCCCTTGCGCAAGCGAGCTGCCCAGCTTATTCGCCAGTTCGCCCGCTTCCATTTGGTGCCATTTCAATTGTTCCATTGTACGACTCCCTCCCGTATATGCCGAGCGCTCTCGGACAGCCTCTCAAGCCTAAATGTATTCGGACAAACTGCAAAATATCCCACTTAAAGACTTAAGTTTTTGGTTTAACTATGGCATGATAGAGAAAGACATTGATAAAGGAGACTTAACCCTCATGGCCTTAGACGGCATTGTTATTCACGCAGTAGTTGAAGAGCTTCAGCGCTGCATAGGCGCTCGCATTCATAAAATTCACCAGCCGACGGACAATGATCTCGTATTCAGCATCCGCGGCGCGGGGGCGCAGGGCAAACTGCTCTTGTCCGCCAATCCTACGTATCCGCGCGTTCACTGGACGAATGCTTCTTACGTAAATCCGCTGGAAGCACCGATGTTCTGCATGCTGATGCGCAAATATTGCGAAGGCGCGACCATTGAAGCAGTCAAACAAATCGGACGCGAACGGATTATTCATATCGACGTCCGGCACCGCGATGAGCTTGGCGATATTTCGCTTAAGACGATCATTATTGAAATTATGGGTCGTCACAGCAACATTATTTTGCTGGACCCCTCAACCGGTACCATTCATGACGGCATCCATCATGTAACGCCTGCCATCAGTACATACCGGATTGTTATGCCGGGCAGCAAATACACCGCCCCGCCTGATCAAGCAAAGACCGATCCGCTTGCCATGGCAAGCGAAAAAGAATTCCTGGACGCACTCGAGCAGCATACTGCCGAAACCGCCGAACCCTTACCGCCGCAGCGGCAGCTTGTTCAGACGTTCAGCGGACTAAGCCCTTTGCTCGCCAAAGAGATCGTATTCCGTGCGGAGAACGGAAACGGCAGCCTCTGGAACAGCTTTCAGGCGCTTATGAACGATGTTCGGGCACATGTCTACGAACCAACCATAGCGGTGGATGCCAATGGCAAATCCTATTTCTCTATAACTCCGCTAACCCATGTGCAAGGTTCTTCCGAGTATTTTGCTTCAATCAGCGAATGCCTGGAAGCCTTTTACGGCAATAAAGCGGAACGGGATACGGTCAAACAGCGTGCTTTGGATCTCATCCGATTCGTCCAGAATGAGAAAGTCAAAAACGAGAAGAAGATAGAGAAGCTGAGGGAAACGGTCGAGGAAGCACAGGATGCCGATAAATACCGCGTGCTAGGCGAGCTGCTAACAGCTTACATGCATCAAATCAACCGCGGGGACACAACGGTTGAACTCATCAACTTCTATGATGAAGAACAGGCAACGGTCGCGATTGATCTGGATCCGCAGCTTACGCCGTCGGATAATGCGCAGCGGTATTTCCGCAAATACACGAAGCAGAAGAACAGTATTGCCGTGGTTGAAGAGCAAATGGCGATCGCCCAAGGCGAGATATCGTATATGGAAACTCTGCTCCAGCAACTGGACAATGCTTCGCTTGCCGATATCGAGGAGATTAGGGATGAGCTTGTGGAGCAAGGCTATCTTCGCAGCAGAGTGAAGCGCGGACCAAAACGGAAAAAGCCGGCTCGCCCAACCTTGATTTGCTATACCTCCTCCGAAGGCGTCAGCATCTATGTCGGCAAGAACAATACGCAGAATGAATATTTAACGAACCGCCTTGCATCCCCTTCGGATGTGTGGCTTCATACGAAGGATATTCCGGGCTCCCATGTCGTTATCCGCGGAGGCGACTTTGGGGATGCCACCTTGGAAGAAGCAGCTATGCTATCCGGCTATTACAGCCAGGCAAGGGAATCCAGCCTGATTCCCGTGGATTACACGTTTATCCGCCATGTACGCAAGCCAAGCGGATCGAAACCCGGCTTTGTTATCTATGATCATCAGAAGACTCTGTTTATTACTCCCGATGAGCAGCGGATTAAAGCCATGCCATCCCGCAGCGTGAATTAAACGAAAAAGCAGTCCGTCCTCAGCCTGAGGCGGGCTGCTTTTTCGTTTTTTGCTCGATCTATCCTAAATTAGAAATCTTTAACGAACCTTAAATCCTTCGCTAACCTTCTCTGGAATAATGGCCCAATCCGATAAATCCGGGAACCTTAAATTACCTAATCATACTTAACTATATAAATATAGACGACTAACGGTTATTTTTTATTACTTTTATGTCTAGTTACGCGATTATTATTTGTTTTATTAGAAATTTTTGTTTTAAAGGTGAAATAAGGGTTTATAAAAAAATATTTATTTTAGTCCTTTTCTATGGAATTGGTAACTTTTATTAGCTGACTACCCCCTTAAAAAGTCATTAGTATTAAAAGTGCCAAACAAAACTTGTGCTGGCAGACTACACGCTTTCTTGCACAAAAAAACCATTGGGAGGAATACATACATGACTAAAAACAAGATCTTCAAAAAAGGAATTATCACCTTGGCAG
This region of Paenibacillus sp. JDR-2 genomic DNA includes:
- a CDS encoding Rqc2 family fibronectin-binding protein, producing MALDGIVIHAVVEELQRCIGARIHKIHQPTDNDLVFSIRGAGAQGKLLLSANPTYPRVHWTNASYVNPLEAPMFCMLMRKYCEGATIEAVKQIGRERIIHIDVRHRDELGDISLKTIIIEIMGRHSNIILLDPSTGTIHDGIHHVTPAISTYRIVMPGSKYTAPPDQAKTDPLAMASEKEFLDALEQHTAETAEPLPPQRQLVQTFSGLSPLLAKEIVFRAENGNGSLWNSFQALMNDVRAHVYEPTIAVDANGKSYFSITPLTHVQGSSEYFASISECLEAFYGNKAERDTVKQRALDLIRFVQNEKVKNEKKIEKLRETVEEAQDADKYRVLGELLTAYMHQINRGDTTVELINFYDEEQATVAIDLDPQLTPSDNAQRYFRKYTKQKNSIAVVEEQMAIAQGEISYMETLLQQLDNASLADIEEIRDELVEQGYLRSRVKRGPKRKKPARPTLICYTSSEGVSIYVGKNNTQNEYLTNRLASPSDVWLHTKDIPGSHVVIRGGDFGDATLEEAAMLSGYYSQARESSLIPVDYTFIRHVRKPSGSKPGFVIYDHQKTLFITPDEQRIKAMPSRSVN